The proteins below are encoded in one region of Tsuneonella sp. CC-YZS046:
- a CDS encoding NAD-glutamate dehydrogenase domain-containing protein, with amino-acid sequence MAARLAREMAGSLLPGDGPFPPEERDAAARFVLEAAAQCDPGEAAISLESGANGRRLTRIAIVNPDMPFLVDSVAAAIAAQGLVIDRVVHPVCPVRRDAGGRLLDLPSKPEPGDRLESMIYIETARIDARQRRDLASAISSTLGDVHAAVEDWPRLRAAMARDAEALGDTESAALLRWLDGGMLTQLGHVTLRRDGSRAMRLGVCRKSARNLLSDATYQQAFAWFDERESGSRQALLIVKANQIAKVHRRVPFDIFIVPMLEDGKVAALSIHAGVWTSAALGTPPDRVPGLRSQLAALLKKHALAPNGHDGKALVHALTTLPHDLLAGFAPEDVERIAMTAMALTDRPRSQLALVQDALRRHLFAFVWVPRDMVSTTVQRQIQIMLTEASGGELLDWNLTVDEGALATLRFVIDISDSRQAPREAELDDRLQIMLRGWNEAVEAELAAQGEDASRAAALAARFAPSFPAAYRAAYGPAEAAVDIRRLRNIAAHEQAAARSRDARLYHLAGDAADRLRLKIYQLHGGLPLSDAVPALENFGFRVLAEVPTPLEEGSTGTIHDFTLALAAGHEAGRLLARAGEIEEALAAVLNDAAANDPFNRLVIDADLSARETNWLRAIFSYLRQTGTSFAVLTAVQALGAAPAVARGLIDLFVARHDPDFAGERERAEARAEGQIREALAKVSAINDDRLLRLYHSTVDAILRTNAFAPAAQEALAFKLDSGLVPKLPRPVPWREIFVHSRRVEGIHLRAGPVARGGIRWSDRRDDYRTEILGLMKAQRVKNAVIVPAGAKGGFFPKQLPDPARDRDGWAAEGQASYEIFIRSLLSLTDNIVDGKVVHPPRVVVRDGDDPYFVVAADKGTARFSDVANAIAEAHDFWLDDAFASGGSNGYDHKAMGITARGAWVSVIRHFQEMGVDVQKEPVRVVGCGDMSGDVFGNGMLLSKAIKLVAAFDHRHIFIDPDPDPAASWKERKRLFALPRSSWADYDAKLIGKGGSVFSRSEKRIPLSSEARRVLGTDAKELEPDALVAILLKAPVDLLWFGGIGTYVKSSGESNAAVGDPANDALRVDGRDIRARVIGEGANLGATQAGRIEFAQIGSEGRGGRINTDFIDNSAGVDCSDNEVNIKIALAAARRAGKLSENRRKALLVEMTGDVAGLVLEDNRLQTLALSVAERGGAEASAVQVRLIEMLEERDALDRQGEGLADNEVLARRAADGQGLTRPELAVLLSSAKLAIQASLEQSEVPGDPGLEEILLAAFPPAMRTGFRKFLLEHRLRREIIATKLANMVVNRLGAVHPFELAEEEGASLAHVAAAFFAAVRLFALPEIWARLDEAPMPEDARLLAMDRLALATRSQVADLLRAGAGAQAPSVLEARLAAGVKALKAQAGDLLGADARKRSGGLMAELKLAGVPEREAAMVTCLFDLDGAVGLAGLAQDCGIAPVRLTAVFTALGERLGLDWAQGSAAIMNPSDPWERLLVAGLARDFQQMRIEFLGRLLRGKAASADPIGALDKWVEARDSSIEQFRAMMARAQRAAPALPSMLAQIAGQARNLLSR; translated from the coding sequence ATGGCAGCGCGACTCGCGCGGGAGATGGCGGGTTCCCTGCTGCCGGGGGACGGGCCGTTTCCGCCCGAAGAGCGGGATGCCGCCGCCCGCTTCGTGCTGGAAGCGGCGGCGCAGTGCGATCCGGGGGAAGCCGCGATCAGCCTCGAATCCGGGGCCAACGGGCGTCGCCTGACCCGCATTGCGATCGTCAACCCCGACATGCCGTTCCTGGTGGATTCGGTCGCGGCGGCGATCGCCGCCCAGGGCCTGGTTATCGACCGGGTGGTGCATCCGGTCTGCCCGGTTCGCCGCGATGCCGGGGGCCGGTTGCTGGACCTTCCGAGCAAGCCGGAGCCGGGCGATCGGCTGGAATCGATGATCTATATCGAAACCGCCCGGATCGATGCCCGCCAGCGCCGCGATCTGGCCAGCGCCATTTCCAGCACGCTCGGCGATGTGCATGCCGCGGTGGAAGACTGGCCCCGGCTGCGCGCGGCCATGGCCAGGGATGCGGAGGCGCTGGGCGATACGGAAAGCGCCGCGCTGCTGCGCTGGCTCGATGGCGGGATGCTCACCCAGCTTGGCCATGTCACGCTGCGGCGCGACGGCAGCCGGGCCATGCGGCTGGGGGTATGCCGGAAGAGCGCGCGCAACCTGCTGTCGGACGCGACCTATCAGCAGGCCTTCGCATGGTTCGACGAAAGGGAGAGCGGGTCGCGGCAGGCGCTGCTGATCGTCAAGGCGAATCAGATCGCCAAGGTGCATCGCCGCGTGCCGTTCGACATCTTCATCGTGCCGATGCTGGAGGATGGGAAAGTGGCGGCCCTTTCCATCCATGCCGGGGTTTGGACCAGCGCCGCGCTGGGGACTCCGCCGGATCGCGTTCCCGGCCTGCGCAGCCAGCTGGCCGCCCTGTTGAAGAAGCACGCGCTTGCCCCGAACGGGCATGACGGCAAGGCGCTGGTCCACGCGCTCACCACCCTGCCGCACGATTTGCTTGCAGGCTTCGCTCCCGAGGATGTGGAACGGATCGCCATGACCGCCATGGCCCTGACGGATCGCCCGCGCTCGCAGCTGGCGCTGGTGCAGGACGCCTTGCGGCGGCATCTCTTCGCCTTCGTGTGGGTGCCGCGCGACATGGTTTCCACGACCGTGCAGCGCCAGATCCAGATCATGCTGACCGAGGCTTCGGGCGGCGAGTTGCTCGACTGGAACCTGACGGTGGACGAAGGCGCGCTCGCCACCTTGCGGTTCGTGATCGATATCAGCGACAGCCGGCAGGCGCCCCGGGAGGCGGAGCTGGATGACCGCCTGCAGATCATGCTGCGCGGCTGGAACGAGGCGGTGGAGGCCGAGCTGGCCGCGCAGGGGGAGGATGCGTCCCGCGCCGCCGCGCTGGCGGCCCGCTTCGCGCCGTCCTTCCCGGCCGCCTATCGCGCCGCTTACGGTCCGGCCGAGGCGGCGGTCGATATCCGGCGGCTGCGCAACATCGCGGCGCATGAGCAGGCAGCGGCGCGCAGCCGCGATGCGCGGCTCTACCATCTCGCGGGCGATGCGGCGGACAGACTGCGGCTCAAGATCTATCAGCTGCACGGCGGGCTTCCCCTGTCGGACGCCGTGCCCGCGCTGGAGAATTTCGGCTTTCGCGTGCTGGCCGAAGTGCCGACCCCGCTGGAGGAAGGCAGCACCGGCACGATCCACGATTTCACGCTGGCGCTGGCCGCAGGGCACGAGGCGGGCCGGCTGCTGGCCCGCGCCGGCGAGATCGAGGAAGCGCTGGCGGCGGTGCTGAACGATGCCGCCGCCAACGATCCCTTCAACCGGCTGGTCATCGACGCCGATCTTTCCGCGCGCGAGACGAACTGGCTCCGGGCGATCTTCAGCTATCTGCGCCAGACGGGCACCAGTTTCGCGGTTCTGACCGCGGTTCAGGCTCTCGGCGCGGCCCCAGCGGTGGCGCGCGGGTTGATCGATCTGTTCGTGGCCCGCCACGATCCCGATTTCGCGGGCGAGCGCGAGCGGGCGGAGGCAAGGGCCGAAGGCCAGATCCGCGAAGCGCTGGCGAAGGTGAGCGCCATCAACGACGACCGCCTGCTGCGCCTTTATCACAGCACGGTTGACGCGATCCTGCGCACCAATGCCTTCGCCCCGGCCGCTCAGGAAGCGCTGGCGTTCAAACTCGACTCGGGGCTGGTGCCGAAGCTGCCCCGGCCGGTGCCGTGGCGGGAGATCTTCGTGCATTCGCGGCGGGTGGAAGGCATCCACCTGCGGGCCGGGCCGGTTGCGCGCGGCGGCATCCGCTGGTCGGACCGGCGGGACGATTACCGCACCGAGATCCTCGGCCTGATGAAGGCGCAGCGGGTCAAGAACGCCGTGATCGTGCCGGCCGGGGCCAAGGGCGGCTTCTTTCCCAAGCAATTGCCCGACCCGGCCCGCGACCGGGACGGCTGGGCCGCCGAAGGCCAGGCCAGCTACGAGATATTCATCCGCAGCCTGCTTTCGCTGACCGACAATATCGTGGACGGGAAAGTCGTTCACCCGCCCCGCGTGGTCGTGCGCGATGGCGACGATCCCTATTTCGTGGTGGCGGCCGACAAGGGCACCGCCCGCTTTTCCGACGTGGCCAACGCCATTGCCGAAGCGCATGATTTCTGGCTGGACGATGCCTTCGCCAGCGGCGGGTCCAACGGCTACGATCACAAGGCGATGGGCATCACCGCGCGCGGCGCGTGGGTTTCCGTCATCCGGCACTTCCAGGAAATGGGCGTGGACGTGCAGAAGGAGCCGGTCCGCGTGGTGGGTTGCGGCGACATGTCGGGCGATGTCTTCGGCAACGGAATGCTGCTGTCCAAGGCGATCAAGCTGGTCGCCGCCTTCGATCATCGCCACATCTTCATCGACCCCGATCCGGACCCGGCCGCCAGCTGGAAGGAGCGCAAGCGGCTGTTCGCCCTGCCCCGTTCGAGCTGGGCGGATTACGATGCGAAGCTGATCGGCAAGGGCGGCAGCGTATTTTCGCGGAGCGAAAAGCGCATACCGCTCAGCAGCGAGGCGCGGCGCGTGCTGGGCACGGATGCGAAGGAGCTGGAGCCGGATGCGCTGGTCGCGATCCTGCTCAAGGCCCCGGTGGACCTGCTGTGGTTCGGCGGGATCGGCACCTATGTGAAGTCTTCCGGTGAAAGCAATGCGGCGGTGGGCGATCCGGCCAATGACGCGCTGCGCGTGGATGGCCGGGATATTCGCGCGCGGGTGATCGGCGAAGGCGCCAATCTGGGCGCGACCCAGGCAGGCCGGATCGAATTCGCGCAGATCGGCAGCGAAGGGCGCGGCGGCCGGATCAACACCGATTTCATCGACAATTCGGCGGGCGTCGATTGCTCCGACAATGAAGTGAACATCAAGATCGCCCTCGCCGCCGCCCGGCGGGCGGGCAAGCTGTCCGAAAACCGGCGCAAGGCCTTGCTGGTGGAGATGACCGGCGATGTGGCCGGGCTGGTGCTGGAGGACAATCGCCTGCAGACCCTGGCCTTGTCGGTGGCGGAACGTGGCGGGGCCGAGGCCAGCGCGGTGCAGGTGCGGCTGATCGAAATGCTGGAGGAACGCGATGCGCTCGACCGGCAGGGGGAAGGCCTGGCCGACAATGAGGTGCTGGCCCGGCGCGCGGCGGATGGGCAGGGCCTGACCCGGCCCGAGCTGGCCGTCCTGCTCTCCAGCGCGAAGCTGGCGATCCAGGCGTCGCTCGAACAGAGCGAGGTTCCGGGCGATCCGGGGCTGGAGGAAATCCTGCTGGCCGCATTCCCGCCCGCGATGCGCACCGGCTTCCGCAAGTTCTTGCTGGAGCATCGGCTGCGGCGCGAAATCATCGCGACGAAGCTGGCCAATATGGTGGTGAACCGGCTGGGGGCGGTGCATCCTTTCGAGCTGGCGGAGGAGGAGGGCGCGAGCCTGGCCCATGTCGCCGCCGCCTTCTTCGCCGCCGTCCGCCTGTTCGCCCTGCCCGAGATATGGGCGCGGCTGGATGAAGCCCCGATGCCTGAAGATGCGCGCCTGCTTGCGATGGACCGGCTGGCGCTCGCCACCCGCAGCCAGGTGGCCGACCTGTTGCGCGCGGGTGCGGGCGCGCAGGCCCCCTCGGTGCTGGAAGCGCGGCTCGCGGCCGGCGTGAAGGCGCTCAAGGCGCAGGCGGGCGATCTGCTTGGCGCCGACGCCCGCAAGCGATCCGGCGGATTGATGGCGGAGCTGAAGCTGGCCGGTGTGCCGGAACGGGAAGCCGCCATGGTCACGTGCCTGTTCGATCTGGATGGCGCGGTCGGGCTTGCCGGGCTGGCGCAGGATTGCGGCATTGCCCCTGTTCGTCTCACGGCGGTGTTCACGGCGCTGGGCGAAAGGCTCGGCCTCGACTGGGCGCAGGGCAGCGCGGCGATCATGAATCCCTCCGATCCGTGGGAGCGGCTGCTGGTCGCCGGGCTGGCCCGGGATTTCCAGCAGATGCGGATCGAGTTTCTCGGCCGGCTGCTGCGGGGCAAGGCGGCCAGCGCCGACCCGATCGGCGCGTTGGACAAATGGGTTGAAGCGCGCGATTCCTCGATAGAGCAGTTCCGGGCGATGATGGCCCGGGCGCAGCGCGCCGCGCCTGCATTGCCATCCATGCTGGCCCAGATCGCCGGGCAGGCGCGCAACCTGCTGTCGCGGTGA
- a CDS encoding NAD(P)/FAD-dependent oxidoreductase translates to MEKADIVIVGAGHGGAQAAIALRQRGFEGSILMIGRDSEPPYERPPLSKEYLAREKEFQRIYIRPPQFWVDKDVALRLGASVTEVDPQAHSLALSDGASVEYGKLIWATGGDPRRLSCSGSDLAGVHGVRDRADVDRMMSELDAGAKRVVVIGGGYIGLEAAAVLTKLGCEVVLLEALPRVLARVAGEQLSDFYQAEHRAHGVEVRLEVAVDCLEGADGKVTGVKLADGEVLPADMVVVGIGIIPAVGPLITAGAAGANGVDVDEFCRTSLPDIYAIGDCAAHANGFAGGAVIRLESVQNANDMANTAVKAILGEPEPYHALPWFWSNQYDLKLQTAGLSIGHDATVLRGDPATRSFSVIYLKDGKVIALDCVNAVKDYVQGRKLVEAKAEIAPELLADAETPLKEMA, encoded by the coding sequence ATGGAAAAAGCAGATATCGTGATCGTGGGAGCGGGGCATGGCGGTGCGCAGGCGGCGATCGCCTTGCGCCAGCGGGGATTCGAAGGGTCGATCCTGATGATCGGCCGGGATAGCGAGCCGCCTTATGAGCGGCCGCCGCTTTCGAAGGAATATCTCGCGCGGGAAAAGGAATTCCAGCGCATCTATATCCGTCCGCCGCAATTCTGGGTGGACAAGGACGTGGCCCTGCGCCTCGGCGCCAGCGTGACGGAGGTGGACCCGCAGGCGCACAGCCTCGCCCTGTCCGATGGCGCGAGCGTGGAATATGGCAAGCTGATCTGGGCGACCGGCGGCGATCCGCGCCGGCTGTCGTGCAGCGGCTCGGATCTGGCGGGCGTGCATGGGGTGCGCGACCGGGCGGATGTGGACCGCATGATGAGCGAGCTGGACGCCGGGGCGAAGCGCGTGGTGGTGATCGGCGGCGGCTATATCGGCCTGGAAGCGGCGGCCGTGCTCACCAAGCTGGGGTGCGAGGTCGTGCTGCTGGAAGCGCTGCCGAGGGTGCTTGCCCGGGTCGCGGGCGAGCAATTGTCCGACTTCTACCAGGCCGAGCATCGCGCCCATGGCGTGGAGGTGCGGCTGGAAGTGGCGGTCGATTGCCTGGAAGGCGCGGACGGCAAGGTCACCGGGGTCAAGCTGGCCGATGGCGAGGTGCTGCCCGCCGACATGGTGGTGGTGGGCATCGGGATCATTCCCGCGGTCGGCCCGCTGATTACGGCCGGGGCCGCCGGCGCGAACGGGGTCGACGTGGACGAATTCTGCCGCACTTCGCTGCCCGACATCTACGCGATCGGCGATTGCGCCGCCCATGCCAACGGCTTTGCCGGGGGCGCGGTGATCCGGTTGGAATCGGTGCAGAACGCCAATGACATGGCCAACACCGCGGTGAAGGCGATTCTGGGCGAGCCGGAGCCGTATCACGCGCTGCCGTGGTTCTGGTCCAACCAGTACGATCTCAAGCTGCAGACCGCCGGCCTCTCCATCGGCCATGACGCCACCGTCCTGCGCGGCGATCCGGCGACGCGCAGCTTCTCGGTCATCTATCTCAAGGACGGCAAGGTCATCGCGCTCGATTGCGTCAATGCGGTCAAGGATTACGTCCAAGGCCGCAAGCTGGTGGAAGCGAAGGCGGAAATCGCGCCCGAGCTGCTGGCGGATGCGGAAACGCCGCTCAAGGAGATGGCCTGA
- the queG gene encoding tRNA epoxyqueuosine(34) reductase QueG gives MVNAEVIDGLKTRLAGEAARIGFVSIGFAPAQDDPARAARLQEWLTAGFHGQMEWMEARAEVRRGPQSMWPEARSVIALGMSYAPSHDPLALAEAPEHARISVYAQGADYHDILKKALKRLARWLVEEAAAAGLGETRLKVFVDTAPVMEKPLGAAAGIGWQGKHTNLVSRDHGSWLFLGAIYTDIPFAPDQPHDDRCGSCHACQEACPTDAFPGPYRLDARRCISYLTIEHKGAIPLEFRKPMGNRIYGCDDCLAVCPWNKFAQGAARNKAFLPRAELVSPRLADLLALDDKAFRELFSGSPIKRIGRDRFIRNCLIAAGNSGQSSLIGPVRALLADPDAVVAETARWALDELAALALEVRPSP, from the coding sequence TTGGTTAACGCCGAAGTCATTGACGGCTTGAAGACCCGCCTGGCGGGAGAAGCCGCGCGGATCGGCTTCGTGTCCATCGGGTTCGCCCCCGCGCAGGACGATCCGGCGCGCGCGGCTCGCCTGCAGGAATGGCTGACCGCGGGCTTTCACGGCCAGATGGAATGGATGGAAGCCCGCGCCGAAGTGCGCCGGGGGCCGCAATCCATGTGGCCGGAGGCGCGCAGCGTGATCGCGCTGGGGATGAGCTATGCGCCTTCGCACGATCCGCTGGCGCTGGCCGAAGCGCCCGAACATGCGCGGATCTCGGTCTATGCCCAGGGCGCGGATTATCACGACATCCTGAAGAAGGCACTGAAGCGGCTGGCCCGCTGGCTGGTGGAGGAAGCCGCCGCCGCCGGATTGGGCGAGACCCGGCTGAAGGTGTTCGTGGATACCGCGCCGGTGATGGAGAAGCCGCTGGGCGCCGCCGCCGGGATCGGCTGGCAGGGCAAGCACACCAATCTCGTCAGCCGGGATCACGGAAGCTGGCTGTTCCTCGGCGCGATCTACACCGACATTCCCTTCGCCCCGGACCAGCCGCATGACGACCGCTGCGGCTCGTGCCATGCCTGCCAGGAAGCCTGCCCGACCGACGCTTTTCCCGGCCCCTATCGCCTCGATGCGCGGCGCTGCATCAGCTATCTCACCATCGAGCACAAGGGCGCGATTCCGCTCGAATTCCGCAAGCCGATGGGCAATCGCATCTATGGCTGCGACGATTGCCTGGCGGTATGCCCCTGGAACAAATTCGCGCAAGGGGCGGCCCGCAACAAGGCGTTCCTGCCCCGGGCGGAACTCGTCTCCCCGCGCCTCGCCGACTTGCTGGCACTGGACGACAAGGCGTTCCGGGAATTGTTCTCCGGCTCCCCGATCAAGCGGATCGGGCGCGACCGCTTCATCCGCAACTGCCTGATCGCGGCTGGCAACAGCGGCCAATCAAGCCTGATCGGCCCGGTCCGCGCCTTGCTGGCCGATCCCGATGCCGTCGTTGCGGAAACGGCGCGCTGGGCGCTGGACGAACTGGCCGCGCTCGCGCTGGAGGTCAGGCCATCTCCTTGA
- a CDS encoding ABC transporter ATP-binding protein produces the protein MHAGLGHPEVSGNTRHPLAIEARGLVKRFGGTVAVDGVDLAVPEGAIYGILGPNGAGKTTTLRMLLGIIDPDAGLRRVLGHERPHEIARQIGYLPEERGLYPAMKAIEAIAFMGALRGLPLPEGRRRGLELLERHGLGHAAGRQIRHLSKGMAQTVQLLGTLVHRPRLVVLDEPFSGLDALNQGKLEEMIRNLAEAGTTVIFSTHVIAHAERLCQGIAIIAGGKVPFAGPVDEARGRIPPQVRLETRALDGDWRKALPANARQEGHFWHFSLPESGVEPLLRALIEGEAGIVTLSIERAGLHDAFVEIAGEAAAQAMNGPEEEGLR, from the coding sequence ATGCATGCCGGGCTAGGTCATCCCGAAGTTTCGGGCAATACGCGTCATCCGCTGGCCATCGAGGCGCGCGGGCTGGTGAAGCGCTTCGGCGGCACGGTGGCGGTCGACGGGGTCGATCTCGCCGTGCCGGAAGGCGCGATCTACGGCATTCTCGGCCCCAACGGCGCGGGCAAGACCACCACCCTGCGGATGCTGCTGGGCATCATCGATCCGGATGCGGGCCTGCGCCGCGTGCTGGGCCATGAGCGCCCGCACGAGATCGCCCGCCAGATCGGCTATCTGCCCGAGGAGCGCGGACTTTACCCGGCCATGAAGGCCATCGAGGCGATCGCCTTCATGGGCGCGCTGCGGGGCTTGCCACTGCCCGAAGGGCGCAGGCGGGGCCTGGAACTGCTCGAACGGCATGGGCTGGGCCACGCCGCCGGCCGCCAGATCCGCCATCTTTCCAAGGGCATGGCCCAGACCGTGCAATTGCTGGGCACTCTTGTCCACCGTCCCCGCCTGGTCGTGCTGGACGAACCCTTTTCCGGTCTCGACGCGCTCAATCAGGGCAAGCTGGAGGAGATGATCCGCAACCTTGCCGAGGCGGGCACCACCGTGATCTTTTCCACCCATGTCATCGCCCATGCCGAGCGGCTGTGCCAGGGCATCGCGATCATCGCCGGGGGCAAGGTTCCCTTCGCCGGGCCGGTGGACGAGGCGCGCGGCCGCATCCCGCCGCAGGTGAGGCTGGAAACCCGCGCGCTCGACGGCGATTGGCGCAAGGCGTTGCCGGCCAATGCCCGGCAGGAAGGGCATTTCTGGCATTTCTCCCTGCCGGAAAGCGGGGTGGAGCCGTTGCTGCGCGCCCTGATAGAGGGGGAAGCGGGGATCGTGACATTGTCGATAGAGCGGGCCGGGCTGCATGACGCCTTCGTGGAGATCGCGGGCGAAGCAGCGGCCCAGGCGATGAACGGGCCCGAGGAAGAGGGCCTGCGATGA
- a CDS encoding ABC transporter permease yields the protein MSADRLSLWQAAFVIARRDFTAVLFGRAFLFFLLGPLFPVAVAALAGGIGQKVAEETSRPEIGIAMEAGDVDAMLAAYVRLAPRLGNALPDLMAMKRLPPGEPFDPSAALRDWQGNLAAILSGSPQAPVLTGPGEAIARWQGPLSLIAAAAMGEEARDYPQVALDNVKVSAVKERSNRLLLAQMAQMLLFLLTMLLAGMVLSNLVEEKGNKIIEILAAAIPMDAVFLGKLLAMLGVSLVGIAVWGGLCGSVLWLGREALPDIATPAVGWPAFLVLGTVYFAMAYLLLGSIFLAIGSLAATVREVQTLSMPVTMMQLLVFFFASFALAQPGTSIELAAIAFPLSSPFAMLARAAQNPALWPHAVALTWQVTAVALFIRIGAGLFRRRVMQSGQGRGTAAPGAWRFWRRARN from the coding sequence ATGAGCGCGGACCGGCTTTCCCTGTGGCAGGCGGCCTTCGTCATCGCCCGGCGCGATTTCACCGCCGTGCTGTTCGGGCGGGCGTTCCTGTTCTTCCTGCTCGGTCCGCTGTTCCCGGTCGCAGTGGCGGCTCTGGCGGGCGGCATCGGCCAGAAGGTGGCCGAGGAAACCAGCCGGCCCGAGATCGGCATCGCGATGGAAGCGGGGGATGTCGACGCGATGCTGGCTGCCTATGTCCGGCTTGCCCCGCGGCTCGGCAATGCGCTGCCCGATCTCATGGCGATGAAACGGCTGCCACCGGGGGAGCCTTTCGATCCGTCGGCGGCGCTGCGGGACTGGCAGGGCAATCTCGCCGCGATCCTCAGCGGATCGCCCCAGGCCCCGGTGCTGACCGGCCCTGGAGAGGCGATCGCCCGGTGGCAGGGCCCGCTTTCCCTGATCGCCGCCGCTGCGATGGGCGAGGAAGCGCGAGACTATCCGCAGGTCGCGCTCGATAATGTGAAGGTCAGCGCGGTGAAGGAGCGCTCCAACCGGCTGCTCCTCGCGCAAATGGCGCAGATGCTGCTGTTCCTGCTCACTATGCTGCTGGCCGGCATGGTGCTGTCCAACCTCGTCGAGGAAAAGGGCAACAAGATCATAGAGATTCTCGCGGCGGCTATTCCGATGGACGCGGTGTTCCTGGGCAAGCTGCTGGCGATGCTGGGCGTGTCGCTGGTGGGCATCGCGGTGTGGGGCGGGCTTTGCGGATCGGTGCTCTGGCTGGGGCGTGAGGCCCTGCCCGATATTGCCACCCCGGCCGTCGGGTGGCCCGCTTTCCTCGTTCTGGGCACCGTCTATTTCGCGATGGCCTATCTCCTGCTCGGCTCGATCTTCCTCGCCATCGGTTCACTGGCGGCGACGGTGCGAGAAGTGCAGACCCTCTCCATGCCGGTCACCATGATGCAATTGCTGGTGTTCTTCTTCGCCAGCTTCGCGCTGGCCCAGCCGGGCACTTCGATAGAGCTGGCGGCCATCGCCTTCCCCTTGAGTTCGCCCTTCGCCATGCTGGCCCGCGCGGCGCAGAATCCGGCACTGTGGCCCCATGCCGTCGCGCTGACTTGGCAGGTCACGGCGGTCGCCCTGTTCATCCGGATCGGCGCGGGGCTTTTCCGGCGGCGCGTCATGCAGTCCGGCCAGGGGCGGGGCACGGCCGCGCCGGGGGCATGGCGATTCTGGCGCCGCGCCCGGAACTGA
- a CDS encoding 3-oxoacyl-ACP reductase family protein, whose product MGKLDGMVALVTGAGRKRGIGRAIAVRLAEDGADVAVTAIHREPSQMPEHEQQEGWKGAESVAEEIRAMGRKAIAIDLDVSKPDQVAAAMERTRKELGPLTGLVNNAGIASEAAAAPITEMSDELWLRTIDINLNGVYYMSKAAGQIMLAHGKPSAIVNISSLAGRFGFANYGGYCASKFGVIGLTQQMALELSPKGIRVNCICPGSIDTDMLDGTMGRKAKLAGMSFEEYKASYNQHIIPMGRRGLPSEQASVAAFLLGPDAGYVTGQTINVDGGYRMD is encoded by the coding sequence TTGGGCAAACTCGACGGAATGGTCGCGCTCGTCACCGGGGCGGGGCGCAAGCGGGGCATCGGGCGGGCAATCGCCGTCAGGCTGGCGGAAGACGGCGCGGATGTCGCGGTCACCGCCATTCATCGCGAGCCTTCGCAAATGCCGGAGCATGAACAGCAGGAAGGCTGGAAGGGCGCCGAATCCGTGGCGGAGGAAATCCGCGCCATGGGCCGCAAGGCCATCGCCATCGATCTGGACGTGTCGAAGCCGGACCAGGTCGCCGCCGCCATGGAGCGGACCCGGAAGGAACTCGGCCCGCTCACCGGCCTCGTCAACAATGCCGGGATCGCCAGCGAAGCCGCCGCCGCACCGATCACCGAAATGTCCGATGAGCTGTGGCTGCGCACGATCGATATCAATCTCAACGGCGTCTATTACATGTCGAAGGCCGCAGGCCAGATCATGCTGGCACATGGCAAGCCTTCGGCCATCGTGAACATCTCCTCGCTCGCCGGACGATTCGGCTTCGCCAATTACGGCGGCTATTGCGCCAGCAAGTTCGGCGTGATCGGCCTGACCCAGCAGATGGCGCTGGAGCTTTCGCCCAAGGGCATCCGCGTGAACTGCATCTGCCCCGGCTCGATCGACACCGACATGCTGGACGGTACCATGGGCCGCAAGGCCAAGCTCGCGGGCATGAGCTTCGAGGAATACAAGGCAAGCTACAACCAGCACATCATCCCGATGGGCCGGCGCGGCCTGCCTTCGGAACAGGCTTCGGTCGCGGCATTCCTCCTGGGGCCGGACGCCGGCTATGTCACCGGCCAGACCATCAATGTCGATGGCGGCTACCGGATGGATTGA